Proteins from a single region of Carassius auratus strain Wakin unplaced genomic scaffold, ASM336829v1 scaf_tig00217448, whole genome shotgun sequence:
- the LOC113101015 gene encoding NXPE family member 3-like, translated as MVAIWALNDGIHIKPFQPPRPKPVQNNSSSIISAFDMGISDEEWERLQKAIDWPIPDQEIIYLNQSTSPVHSTFSIVGLKESYKVGEKISVIITARDHNKNLKRYGGDFFKAKLFNAKLKASVYGEVVDHRNGTYSVALLLPWEGQAQVFVRLEHSSEVVQILKKYRESSFPRTHFNGYFEGPGPNKTRIREVVECNIKWGADGSWRKGDCCCEHKDIKTGTVWQCERPKKLPCDHLVRHSGGRLENPLNIFEQQLFTQKLTNVAINGDKNIINVLPSIAPIGTIEKCRSGMTTPVPAGFYLKDVWNSFVCKTRQFSPAQMANCLKNKIVYLMGDSTTRQWFEYLEIKVPGIKRMDLHSHPGGGPLMAVELKNNIIVHWRVHGVPLRFGKVMPIIDLHYISNDIDEIAGGAHAVVVFTYCAHLVFHPITFYIYEVAKIRQSVVALLSRAPETTVIIKSGNTAGLKNIYQSDWHMLQLNTVMQEMFRDIDGVIFIDVWQMTSCHYLRENIHPGPVVIGNEVDMLLSYICPA; from the exons atggtg GCTATATGGGCATTGAATGATGGGATCCACATCAAACCGTTTCAGCCCCCCAGACCTAAACCAGTTCAAAATAACAGTTCATCCATAATATCTGCGTTTGACATGGGAATCAGTGATGAGGAGTGGGAAAGACTACAGAAAGCTATTGACTGGCCTATTCCAGATCAAGAAATAATTTATCTGAATCAGAGTACAAGTCCAGTTCACTCAACTTTCTCTATTGTGGGACTCAAAGAGAGTTACAAAGTGGGAGAAAAGATCTCTGTTATTATCACAGCCAGAGACCACAACAAGAACCTGAAAAGATATGGAGGAGATTTTTTCAAAGCAAAACTTTTCAATGCAAAGCtaaag GCGAGTGTGTACGGGGAGGTTGTGGATCATCGTAATGGGACTTACTCTGTTGCTCTTCTTCTGCCGTGGGAAGGTCAGGCACAAGTTTTTGTACGTCTAGAGCACTCCAGTGAGGTTGTGCAGATTCTTAAAAAATACAGGGAGTCTTCATTCCCACGCACCCACTTCAATGGATACTTTGAAGGACCAGGACCCAATAAAACCAGGATCCGTGAAGTAGTAGAATGTAATATTAAGTGGGGTGCAGATGGAAGCTGGAGGAAAGGCGACTGCTGCTGTGAGCATAAGGATATAAAAACAGGAACGGTGTGGCAGTGTGAGAGACCGAAGAAACTTCCTTGCGACCATCTGGTTCGTCACTCAGGCGGACGTTTGGAAAACccattaaatatttttgagcaGCAGCTTTTTACACA AAAATTAACAAATGTTGCTATTAATGGAGacaaaaacatcataaatgtcCTTCCCAGCATTGCACCCATTG GCACAATAGAGAAATGCAGGTCTGGCATGACAACACCGGTTCCTGCAGGGTTTTATTTGAAAGATGTCTGGAATTCTTTTGTATGCAAAACTCGACAGTTCAGTCCTGCACAAATGGCAAATTGTCTAAAAAACAAGATTGTCTATTTGATGGGAGACTCCACCACAAGGCAGTGGTTCGAGTACTTAGAAATAAAAGTGCCAG GCATAAAAAGAATGGACCTGCACTCTCATCCTGGAGGTGGCCCACTAATGGCGGTGGAGCTGAAAAATAATATCATTGTTCACTGGAGGGTACATGGTGTTCCTTTGCGATTTGGTAAAGTTATGCCTATCATTGACCTACATTACATCAGCAATGATATTGATGAAATAGCCGGTGGGGCTCATGCAGTCGTTGTCTTCACATACTGTGCTCACCTGGTTTTTCACccaataacattttacatatatgAAGTGGCCAAAATCCGCCAGTCTGTTGTTGCACTGCTGAGTCGTGCTCCAGAGACAACCGTCATCATCAAGTCTGGAAACACTGCTGGACTAAAG AATATTTATCAAAGTGATTGGCACATGTTGCAATTGAACACAGTGATGCAGGAGATGTTCAGAGACATTGATGGAGTCATTTTCATAGATGTCTGGCAGATGACTTCCTGTCACTATCTACGTGAAAATATTCACCCAGGACCCGTCGTCATTGGTAATGAAGTCGACATGTTGCTGTCATATATCTGTCCTGCCTGA